One Sodalinema gerasimenkoae IPPAS B-353 DNA segment encodes these proteins:
- a CDS encoding Uma2 family endonuclease, giving the protein MIVEIAASTASYDLHDKFRAYRRNGVWEYLVWVVLEEEFRWYVLEEGDYRQQEPDGAGCLRSPFFLGLVLDVKALLAGEMGQVLMRLQEGIGLPEHERFVEVLGSGQ; this is encoded by the coding sequence TTGATTGTCGAGATTGCGGCGAGTACGGCATCCTACGACCTCCACGATAAGTTCCGGGCCTATCGTCGCAATGGAGTTTGGGAGTATCTGGTTTGGGTGGTTCTGGAGGAGGAGTTTCGCTGGTATGTGCTGGAGGAGGGGGACTATCGCCAGCAGGAGCCGGATGGGGCGGGTTGTCTGAGGAGTCCGTTTTTTCTGGGGTTGGTGCTGGATGTGAAGGCGCTGTTGGCGGGGGAGATGGGGCAGGTGTTGATGAGGTTACAGGAGGGGATTGGCTTGCCGGAACATGAGCGGTTTGTCGAGGTATTGGGGTCGGGTCAGTAG
- a CDS encoding type II toxin-antitoxin system VapC family toxin: MAIVLDTPAPPSSMVLLDTHIWIRWQNQQTGRFALPETVITFIETTEAVAISAISCWELGQLVKRQRVELSLPLHEWVCAALEGDIQVFPIDRAIALKASQLPEHHRDPADRIIIATALVHDTQLMSFDSAFPSYTELGDRLLSS, encoded by the coding sequence TTGGCAATTGTCTTAGATACCCCTGCCCCACCCTCGTCCATGGTGTTACTCGATACCCATATTTGGATCCGTTGGCAAAATCAGCAAACCGGTCGGTTTGCACTGCCTGAAACGGTCATCACTTTCATCGAAACAACAGAGGCTGTGGCCATTAGTGCCATCTCTTGTTGGGAACTCGGTCAACTCGTTAAACGCCAGCGAGTCGAACTGTCTCTTCCTCTCCACGAATGGGTCTGTGCGGCACTTGAAGGAGACATTCAGGTCTTCCCCATTGATCGGGCGATCGCCTTAAAAGCCTCTCAGCTACCGGAGCATCATCGCGACCCTGCGGATCGAATTATCATCGCCACGGCTTTAGTCCATGATACCCAGTTGATGAGTTTTGATTCAGCATTCCCGAGCTATACAGAACTGGGCGATCGCTTACTGTCGAGTTAA
- a CDS encoding Uma2 family endonuclease, giving the protein MTLKLMSILESGDRLTRPEFERRYQRMPHVKKAELVEGIVYVASPLRYRQHGQPHSDIMAWLGVYRATTPGVYCADNTTVRLDLDNEPQPDALLRLDEGVGGRSRIGEDDYIEGAPELIVEIAASTASYDLHDKFRAYRRNGVREYLVWVVLEEEFRWYVLEEGDYRQQEPDGAGCLRSPFFPGLVLDVKVLLAGAMGQVLMRLQEGIGSPEHERFVEVLGSGQ; this is encoded by the coding sequence ATGACATTGAAACTCATGTCAATTTTGGAAAGTGGCGATCGCCTCACCCGTCCTGAATTTGAGCGGCGCTACCAACGGATGCCTCATGTTAAAAAGGCAGAGCTAGTTGAAGGAATTGTTTACGTGGCATCTCCATTAAGGTATCGACAGCACGGTCAACCCCACAGCGATATTATGGCTTGGTTGGGAGTGTACCGGGCAACAACACCTGGAGTCTATTGCGCTGATAACACGACGGTTCGTCTGGATTTGGACAATGAACCTCAACCCGATGCGCTCTTGCGCCTTGATGAGGGGGTGGGGGGGCGATCGCGGATTGGCGAGGACGATTATATTGAGGGTGCGCCGGAGTTGATTGTCGAGATTGCGGCGAGTACGGCATCCTACGACCTCCACGACAAGTTCCGGGCCTATCGTCGCAACGGGGTTCGGGAGTATCTGGTCTGGGTGGTTCTGGAGGAGGAGTTTCGCTGGTATGTGCTGGAGGAGGGGGACTATCGCCAGCAGGAGCCGGATGGGGCGGGTTGTCTGAGGAGTCCGTTTTTTCCGGGGTTGGTGCTGGATGTGAAGGTGCTGTTGGCGGGGGCGATGGGGCAGGTGTTGATGAGGTTACAGGAGGGGATTGGTTCGCCCGAACATGAGCGGTTTGTAGAGGTGTTGGGGTCGGGTCAGTAG